Genomic DNA from Trypanosoma brucei brucei TREU927 chromosome 9, whole genome shotgun sequence:
GTGATTTTGAGCCTTGttgtaaaagtaaaaaaaaaaaacaacacaacaaccaACTTGCGCAAACACTACCTCTCCACCAAACAAAACGCATAAACTAAACGGAACCGGCCATCGTGCACGGACCGCAGCCTCTGGAGGAGATCGTGTTGGATCATTCCTGTCCCTATGAAAAAGGGACATGTTAGCCGTTTAACAACCGTGTCGCCCAAACTGGATTATCGCCGGATGTAAAGGTGGCATTGACACTTAGTAAGGGGTTGCCAGCAGGTAGTGAGAAGGTAGAATACAGGTGCGCATGTATATCACTCCAACAACACTCATAGGCAAAGCGAAGTTAAGTGCTGTCAAAACCACAAACCGACTTCAACACGGAAGGAAGAGGGGCAGAAAcccgttttcattttcacgcCTAATGGCCACTTCAAGAGGCAATTTTATCATCATTTCTGTTTGGAAACCCATCCCCAGCCATCTGCACCGCCAGCAACCCCGAAAGCACCGCTGCAGCGTTGCTTGAACATTACAAGGAGTCTTTTACCAACCGTTTTGCTCCTCTACAACCTCCATTACACACGCTCTGTTTGCAATCGCATTAAAGTCCTTTTTCAGCTCCCGCAGACACCGGACGGGGGCCGCCAGTAATGCCGCTCTGCCTCGAATATGTTCAGCATTCTCCGCCGACACGATTGTTCGCATTCAGGTGCGTTGCcttgttgttggtgatgtTGGTATTTTTGCCTCTTTTCATCCTTCACGCGTCCTCCGCTTCTGTCTCATGGAAGGCCTTATATTGTGTCCTTTTTGGTTCCTTTGTTTTCGATCTCCTCTATCCAGAGTCTTCCACTTACACTCTCCACCTTAGTCCTCTTGTAAGCTTTTCTGCCTCCTATTTCATTTACCTTTCTCAGTCTCTGTGTCACTCCCGTCTTGATTCCCACTGATATCCTCCGTACCTACAAAATGTGTCATTTATTTCACCCGTTCGCAGTTTGGCCCTCGGCCCCACTTTGCCGATGGCTTATTTCAGCTCCTTCGACTATGACCGCTTACATGCCCTATTCCCCGTTAGTTGAATCATCTTGTACATTATTTCCTGCAATCCCTATACCACCTTTTCGATTTTAACTAGGGACATAGAGGCATCTACCAAGTATCGGTTAGCGGTACGTAGCCCAGTCACCTCTGCGCGACATATGGGACACACAGTTGCAGTTGAAACACAACCTCGGCAAAATATATGCGTACACGGCAATAGTTCTACAGGATCTGACCACTGCTCCAAGCAGATGACGCAAGCCACAACATCAGAGGCGGGTGCTACCATTGGTAATGGTGAGAAGGGGACAAGCCCCGGCCGCCAATAAATAGGTGCTAAAAACGCCTTAGGAACCGCTATGGAAGAGAGGGATCCTCCAACACAAATCTGTGACCGAGTCTCAGCAATTCGTAGATCCAGAGAAGGTGTTTAATTTGAACATAGAAATCCTCCAGCGGTGTCATGAACTTACCCCCATTTCCACTACATCCATGCGCGGCAGAAGGCACTGatgaaaatttttaaaaaggtaGTGGAGGATGCCATTACACAAGCTCCGGCAGGCGCAACCAAATCTGTTGAGTGCAGCATTTCATTGTTTTGCACTTGCCTGTCGACAGCGAGCGTGGACTTGATAGTCATCTCCGATCGTTAGTACACCCAATGCGATCCCCTTCCTGATTTCCTCCAGTCAACAGTTAGGCCAAGGTGGTGGAAAGTCACCATTCATCGTTACATACAGAGCatgatagaaaaaaaaaaatgtcccCTGCACACGAAAAAACAATGGCACGGTTGTTTGTTATGTAACCTGACCGTGTGTATATCCCTGTTTACACTCCATTGATGTATTAGCCTTTGTGTGAACCATTAACTAGAAGGCGGTGACGGCATATTAAGCAACAAGAAGCATGATAAGATTTTtaatgagggaaagaaaaggtaaaagggaACAACATTATGGTATTGAGGATATAGCGAACATGATGCTCAGTAAATTCAAATATTAAGATAGCTCCACATCAGTTCACCGCACTGCGCAACGCGGTGGTGGGATTCCCACTTTTGTATACATCAAGAAATGCAACATTCATAGTGTCGTTATCTGCAGTTGCTCAACAATGAGTGCGCCTTGGCGGACTCATTACCCCCATACAAAGCAAAACGGTAAATAAACGTAATGTTTTTGTgccattgttctttttttctttttttctttttttctttttccccctcccctcgtTTCTCACGCAGTAGGAAGAGTagcatacacatacatacgtGTCAAGGGAAAGTATTTACCACACATAAATGTAGTTCGAATACCTAATATGAACCCATTAGTGATGTTAGTAGGCACGTACATTCGTTTTATTGTTTGGCTTCATACGTCCTCATTCTGTATCACCCCACTCGGTCGTGCCTTCAGTTGTAGAGTGACAACATAACCCGGGTATGTTTTTCAAAGTTTAgattgagcaaaaaaaaaaagcaaatggaGACGAGAGTGCAATAAGTGCGCACCCGTAGAAAATATGCAACCACAGAAAGAGCAAGAGTATGTTGAACCATTACAAATGTACTGGACGGCAAGGCTCACATGACATGTAATCTGGGATATGGACAACAGTAGTTTCATATAATATACTACATCACATCAAACGATCGACAAATTTGTTTAACAGCGGAAAGATCGGCTTCGGGTCCAGTCCGACAGTGATGGTGGCATTCGATACGGACAACAGTAGTCCCGATATATTGAAGGGGAGCCTAAATCCATGCGGATCTGCATTAAACAAAGGAAGACCTACCTCATCGAGAAACCGACGGATATCTGTATTTAGAGTCGTTGAGTTCAAACCATCGATAAGCGAAGTGCCCAGTTCTGTCACTACATCCATAGACGATAACTTCAGGTCTAATGTATTGTTGTCGATGGACATGTGCCTTACATTAGCGGTCAAGTTCACAACCATATTCAACACAGTGAATGACACGTTGTCCTCCGATACCATTTCCAGTGTAAAATTACCATTACGTGAGTTGAAAATGAATGCTCCGCCACTAACGGTCTCCAGCCATGGAGGCGATGGCAACACAGCCGAGACGCCAAAGTTGCATCCACGGCACAACCTGAATAACTCTGGGTACATGGGCTCAATTAGTGAAGAGTTGTACCTTTCTGGGAGGAGTAGGGAAACATTTAGCATGCTCCAGTTATTGAGCAAGCGGAGTACGTTGTTTGCAGCTCTGTATGAAGAGGTGATACTAACGCTCCGATATGGAAGTGACTGATCCACTGCAAGAACCTCATCTTGCGACACTACTCGAGACGAGGACTCATCGGAAAAAATACCCATTAAAAGCTCTGCTCGCTGCTCAGTTATGTTTGGGTCCTTCATGTATATAATGGGGAAACCACGGAATATCTCTTCTGCCTTACTTTGTACGACAGGGTTGATAATACCCGGGACTATTCGCTGTAGTTCGTTTTTGATGCTGCCCTTGAAGATATCTATGATTCCGTTGATAAGGTTGTTGAGAAGCTGCATACCTCGAACAGCAACTGTTACATTTATTTCTCCAAGTTCAATCATCATATCCCTCACTGTTGCATTGAGCAGACCATCGTTTCTAGCGGATAAGTCCATAGCAAACGATGCATTCGCACCGCGGATATCGGTAGCGGACGTGCCACTAGGGCACAGAAGCGGCCACCAACAAAGTGGACTGTAATAAAACTTAGTTTTTGGCACACTGGCTGCCATGTCCCACACCGAAACCAAAAGTTTATTCGGGCTCTTCAGTTTGAGGGACATGTTTCCAATCGTTATGTTTGATACCTGCATTTCTTCCAGCTTAATACCTTGCACACTTTGCTCAGGAACAGTAATGTTTCCGATAAGTTGTCTCAGCACGCGGTGAACCATGGGCACAGCAGAAGTCACGACGGATTCATCAACGGCAAATTTCACGCTACCGGGTGCGGAAGACACGGGCGCTTCTCCATACTGAATGCCGTGAACCTGACCGGATGCTGCAACAAAATACGGCGCCAGTACCACGGCGACAAAAATTACCGTGTATATTAGAGTTGCAGCTCGTTGCATTGATGAACTAATATATATTCGATCTACCCGACGAAAGCCACTACCTACAAAAGTAAGGTGAATTTGTGTTAACCCAAACGGATGTCATACAAGAATCAGTTGCAACAAATAACTGTTGGTACAATCGATAAAAGATAGTGTAAAAATTTCCGAAAGATCATTAACGGTAAGTGTGTCCACTTCGGCAGGGTAAGTCGACACCGTTTAAAAAGTGAATaatatacaaaaagaaatatatcaCCTTCATCACATACTTACGACTACTTGAAGTAACCTTCTAATGGTCATTGTTTGTCATCGATGCTTGACAGTTAAGCTCCGCAAAGTACATCTCGAACAAATATCTAACgagacaaacaaaattaaaaagactGGGTTACAACAAAGCGCCGCGTTGAAACAGTGTGGGCTGTCAATAGTTATTCTAACCGAAAAATGTCATGCTCCACCGTATCGAGTGGTGACAGCATTGACGTACTGAACACATGTATGGAATAGTAACAACACCTTCCCATACTTCACTTTGTCCCTCACTTTAACGCACTGTATTGTTCATCACCTGAGCAAACACTCACTTCACTCAACCGACAGGTCTATGCAATATGAGTTAGAATCTAAGAAGCCAGTAGCTAAAATATATGAGAGGGCGTGAAGTCTTCAATGTCAACAGACGCGGCTCACTGTCATTACCCATTCCGAAACATGTTCATATCAATACCACCACTGTTTACATACCTTTGTCACGTCTTTCAGTGGTATCGCTTCAAATACAATATTCACTCCTGCTAACTGATGTCACGACAAAACATATTGATGGCGTTAGAGCCGTCGTCATTGCTGTCGCTGCGATTCTTCCCACAGATCATAGCTATCCAACCACAAATTCTAGACggtttaaaaaagaggaaatgacCATGCGATCTTCTCAATAGCAACTGCTCCAGTCACATATTATCGAGAATACAACACCCTAAAACATTCCCGTAAAGTAATGGTGTGTGCCCACCTAtgacaaatatatttgaacTCGTTAAAACCATAAGgtttacattttttaaaaaaaaaaagtcattCGTCCGTAAAGATAGCTTACCAAAGGTTAATGAATAATTGCCACTTTCACATCTCCTTGGCATCCATCATACCCGCTGTTCGTCACTTTCAGTCTTTTTTCCAGGTCCCCGCGTGGGCGATGGTATTCCTTATGAATCTTCCTCCACAATCCAAAAGTCCACAGGAAGCATGTTGATAATACATCAGCCGGTAATTCCCTTgatcccctccttttttcagTAGTAGCCAACCCGCCTTCTGCAGGCAGAGTCGACAGTTGGTCGGTACACCTTTCCTCCTTAGTACTGACATTAAATATCCGTAGACGCTTTTAGATGTGTCGAAATATATTGTGTATACGTATACATAcgtatgcatatgcatattACCACATAGTAGGATCGCGCAACGAGAATTCACCGCAGACATTTCTAAGCAACGCGTTTGTGGCACTTAGCTGCAAGCCTCGCCGGTTTAACCAAATCCACAATGAAATGCGCAAACGTGCCTACAGGGAAGCACGTTACCAAAGCTCTCCACGCTCGTAGCACCTTCTGCAgcccttgtgtgtgtgtggggggggggggggcgatcCACCCAGTTGATCCGTTAGACGTCTCCCccattgtttctttctttttttccagcATTGTAATGCCACCACACCCACACACCGGCGGCCACGGCCCCAACAAACTAAAGATCCCATTAAAATACGTGA
This window encodes:
- a CDS encoding expression site-associated protein; the protein is MQRAATLIYTVIFVAVVLAPYFVAASGQVHGIQYGEAPVSSAPGSVKFAVDESVVTSAVPMVHRVLRQLIGNITVPEQSVQGIKLEEMQVSNITIGNMSLKLKSPNKLLVSVWDMAASVPKTKFYYSPLCWWPLLCPSGTSATDIRGANASFAMDLSARNDGLLNATVRDMMIELGEINVTVAVRGMQLLNNLINGIIDIFKGSIKNELQRIVPGIINPVVQSKAEEIFRGFPIIYMKDPNITEQRAELLMGIFSDESSSRVVSQDEVLAVDQSLPYRSVSITSSYRAANNVLRLLNNWSMLNVSLLLPERYNSSLIEPMYPELFRLCRGCNFGVSAVLPSPPWLETVSGGAFIFNSRNGNFTLEMVSEDNVSFTVLNMVVNLTANVRHMSIDNNTLDLKLSSMDVVTELGTSLIDGLNSTTLNTDIRRFLDEVGLPLFNADPHGFRLPFNISGLLLSVSNATITVGLDPKPIFPLLNKFVDRLM